The following proteins are encoded in a genomic region of Micropterus dolomieu isolate WLL.071019.BEF.003 ecotype Adirondacks linkage group LG04, ASM2129224v1, whole genome shotgun sequence:
- the polr1e gene encoding DNA-directed RNA polymerase I subunit RPA49 isoform X3: MCFILFLLITVRFSNGSVKNGDRLDFTMYKNADESNPRKKSRRILVAESERLSYVGNNFGAGSLKCNNFCKYYVGVLNKQTMQMEVHSAQLFNMQPVIPADTTETAKPQDTTLTYRDKVDSLIEAFGTNKQKRALSSRRLNQVGSDTLHQAVAKAANTVIDQKGLEALQQEVAETESQGDLALHLPPCNADADRPDNVYLFDDIISPAEFGALEQAGSKMAALTTEELQKMRDDGGSLCVVKHLENMATVGEARDKRARCIFYLSLLLKLARQKSVTRKFGQEEGCPRIIQSKLLKTFTVETFNNGRVQNMVSSSMRAKLAAYSLALLLHMGHMTADLTLLHRDLAITEARMIEVAKSMGLTLTKPARGKSDEAGLRDDHRQASLVLPLVKYDQFMERRKRKKMH; this comes from the exons atgtgttttatctt GTTTCTACTTATCACAGTACGCTTTTCAAACGGAAGCGTAAAAAATGGAGACAGGCTGGATTTCACGATGTACAAAAACGCAGATGAGAGTAACCCTAGGAAAAAGAGCCGACGGATTTTG GTTGCTGAATCAGAAAGACTTTCCTATGTTGGAAATAATTTTGGAGCGGGGTCCTTGAAATGCAACAACTTTTGCAA ATATTATGTAGGCGTTCTGAACAAGCAGACCATGCAAATGGAGGTGCACAGTGCTCAGCTCTTCAACATGCAACCTGTTATACCAG cAGACACAACAGAGACTGCAAAACCCCAGGACACTACTCTGACCTACAGAGACAAG GTTGACTCTCTGATTGAGGCGTTTGGTACCAACAAACAGAAGAGAGCTCTGAGCTCCCGCAGGCTGAATCAGGTGGGCAGTGATACCCTGCATCAAGCAGTGGCTAAGGCTGCCAACACTGTGATCGACCAGAAGGGTCTAGAAG CTCTACAACAGGAAGTGGCTGAGACAGAGTCCCAGGGAGACCTGGCTCTCCACTTGCCCCCCTGCAATGCAGACGCCGACAGACCTGACAACGTCTACCTGTTTGACGATA TCATTAGTCCAGCCGAGTTTGGGGCTTTGGAGCAGGCTGGTTCCAAGATGGCAGCACTCACCACTGAGGAGCTGCAGAAGATGAGAGATGACGGAGG gAGCCTGTGTGTCGTGAAGCACCTGGAGAACATGGCAACTGTAGGCGAAGCCAGAGATAAAAGGGCGCGCTGTATCTTCTacctctctctgcttctcaaACTGGCACGGCAGAAAAGCGTCACCCGCAAGT TTGGCCAGGAGGAAGGCTGTCCTCGTATCATTCAGAGCAAACTATTGAAAACATTTACTGTGGAGACTTTCAACAATGGCAG GGTCCAGAACATGGTTTCTTCCTCAATGCGTGCCAAATTAGCAGCTTACTCCCTGGCCCTGCTGCTTCATATGGGTCACATGACTGCTGACCTCACATTACTTCACCGTGACCTGGCAATCACAGAGgccag GATGATTGAAGTAGCAAAGTCAATGGGACTGACTTTAACTAAACCGGCCAGGGGAAAGTCTGACGAGGCTGGACTGCGAGACGACCACAGGCAGGCCTCTCTAGTCCTACCTCTGGTCAAATATGATCAGTTCATGGAGAGACGGAAACGCAAGAAAATGCACTGA
- the LOC123970130 gene encoding zinc finger and BTB domain-containing protein 5, with the protein MDFPGHFEQIFQQLNYQRVHGQLCDCVIVVGSRHFKAHRSVLAACSTHFRALFTVAEGDASMNMIQLDSEVVTAEAFAALVDMMYTSTLMLGESNVMDILLAASHLHLNNVVKACKHYLTTRTLPMSPSSDRPTHHHPQQEQHRHRQQQQQVADLAANPNLAANANLAANAATSKLQRSFLLQQLGLSLVSSALGGIEEDGVGNVVGRGVVEQRASFPIRRFHKRKPSLALGLSEERPRQRQRPSAPNLGLLGEGGVNADREEGALLSPDSHKMGDESKLDAAITGLVGVSQDDPQMPSQSDSGHCEREDLGRMQGGVSKEEDMEDQDQQDNRAGVKIKSGTEEAEEQEQKVVVKREPLSSPEPTDEISDVTSQAEGSDRAEPGGQEEEEKAELSPESSDRSFTSEPQPSSDSLLQPSTQLLLKSSMGGGSGVGGGFGCNNGLGGKPGFSISSFLSPKDYGSGGTGLVAGEDDLPNTTTGNAVAHHFLLRQEAAGPSGSASSLLQSGPLGGESHNGYGDNLQADSLFLRPLHDGLGNSRGNGGGGSGGREGVDPFGLDFQRSSLGLHSLARPSRGAGGATAAALGYPGYRRIAPKMTTGMGGEEGVSGVLQDAASSSSSLASPLLLNKSGGYEMNNGRPTSLPPQLTRASADVLSKCKKALSEHNVLVVEGARKYACKICCKTFLTLTDCKKHIRVHTGEKPYACLKCGKRFSQSSHLYKHSKTTCLRWQNSNMSNALL; encoded by the exons ATGGATTTCCCAGGCCACTTCGAGCAGATCTTCCAGCAGCTCAACTACCAGCGTGTCCACGGTCAGCTGTGCGACTGTGTCATTGTGGTGGGCAGCAGACACTTCAAGGCCCATCGATCGGTTTTGGCGGCCTGCAGCacccacttcagagccctgttTACGGTTGCAGAGGGGGATGCTAGCATGAACATGATCCAGCTGGACAGCGAG GTGGTGACAGCTGAAGCTTTTGCTGCTCTTGTCGACATGATGTACACCTCCACATTGATGCTTGGCGAGAGCAACGTCATGGATATCCTCCTTGCGGCCTCACATCTGCACCTCAACAATGTAGTCAAGGCCTGCAAACATTACCTGACCACGCGCACCCTGCCCATGTCCCCATCATCCGACAGACCCACCCATCACCACCCTCAACAGGAGCAGCATAGgcacaggcagcagcagcagcaagtagcAGATTTAGCGGCGAACCCTAATCTAGCAGCCAATGCTAACCTTGCAGCAAACGCTGCCACGTCAAAGTTGCAGCGCTCCttcctcctgcagcagctggGGCTTAGCTTGGTGAGCTCTGCCTTGGGTGGCATAGAGGAGGACGGAGTTGGAAATGTAGTTGGCAGGGGAGTGGTTGAGCAGAGAGCCTCCTTCCCAATCCGTCGCTTCCACAAACGCAAGCCCTCTCTGGCCCTGGGCCTGTCAGAGGAGAGACCCAGACAGAGGCAGCGCCCCTCTGCTCCTAATCTGGGGCTGTTAGGAGAAGGAGGCGTGAAcgcagacagagaggaaggagCACTACTCTCCCCGGACTCCCACAAGATGGGGGATGAATCCAAATTGGACGCCGCAATCACTGGCCTAGTAGGGGTGTCCCAGGATGATCCTCAGATGCCCAGCCAGTCGGACAGTGGACATTGTGAGAGGGAGGACTTGGGGAGAATGCAGGGAGGGGTGAGCAAGGAGGAGGACATGGAAGACCAGGACCAGCAGGACAATAGAGCAGGGGTGAAGATCAAATCAGGGACAGAGGAGGCTGAAGAGCAGGAACAGAAG GTGGTGGTTAAACGAGAGCCCCTAAGTTCACCTGAGCCAACTGATGAAATCAGCGACGTCACATCACAGGCTGAAGGTAGCGACCGGGCTGAGCCCGGAggccaggaggaggaggagaaggcggAGCTGAGCCCAGAGAGCAGCGACCGCAGCTTCACCTCTGAACCCCAACCCAGCTCTGACTCCCTGCTGCAGCCCAGCACCCAGCTTCTCCTCAAGAGCAGCATGGGAGGAGGCAGCGGAGTCGGAGGAGGCTTTGGGTGCAATAATGGACTTGGTGGCAAACCTGGTTTTAGTATTTCCAGCTTCCTCAGCCCTAAGGATTACGGAAGTGGCGGTACAGGGTTGGTTGCTGGAGAGGATGACCTCCCTAACACAACAACTGGCAATGCAGTAGCACATCACTTCCTGCTCAGACAGGAAGCTGCCGGGCCATCTGGCTCTGCTTCTTCTCTTCTGCAGTCAGGTCCGCTCGGTGGTGAGAGTCACAACGGTTATGGGGACAACCTACAGGCTGATTCTCTATTCCTGCGCCCCCTGCATGATGGTTTAGGGAACTCTAGAGGAAATGGGGGAGGTGGTAGTGGAGGACGTGAAGGAGTAGATCCCTTTGGTTTGGACTTCCAGCGCTCTAGTCTGGGGCTTCATTCCCTGGCAAGACCCTCACGAGGGGCAGGAGGTGcgactgctgctgctctgggctATCCAGGTTACAGACGTATTGCTCCAAAAATGACCACAGGCatgggaggagaagaaggagtaAGTGGCGTCCTCCAGGACGCCGCCTCTTCCTCCTCAAGTCTGGCAAGTCCTCTGCTTCTAAACAAGAGCGGTGGCTATGAGATGAACAATGGCAGGCCCACCTCCCTCCCCCCTCAGCTGACCCGAGCTTCAGCAGACGTCCTGTCCAAGTGCAAGAAGGCTCTGTCGGAGCACAATGTCTTGGTGGTTGAGGGAGCTCGGAAATACGCCTGTAAAATCTGCTGCAAAACCTTCCTCACGCTTACCGACTGCAAGAAACACATCCgggtccacacaggagagaaaccctACGCATGTCTCAAGTGTGGAAAGCGCTTCAGCCAGTCCTCCCACCTATACAAGCATTCCAAGACCACCTGTCTGCGCTGGCAGAACAGTAACATGTCCAACGCCCTGCTGTAG
- the polr1e gene encoding DNA-directed RNA polymerase I subunit RPA49 isoform X2, giving the protein MKTTMAASCSLVCCGEERESDKAVIVRFSNGSVKNGDRLDFTMYKNADESNPRKKSRRILVAESERLSYVGNNFGAGSLKCNNFCKYYVGVLNKQTMQMEVHSAQLFNMQPVIPDTTETAKPQDTTLTYRDKVDSLIEAFGTNKQKRALSSRRLNQVGSDTLHQAVAKAANTVIDQKGLEALQQEVAETESQGDLALHLPPCNADADRPDNVYLFDDIISPAEFGALEQAGSKMAALTTEELQKMRDDGGSLCVVKHLENMATVGEARDKRARCIFYLSLLLKLARQKSVTRKFGQEEGCPRIIQSKLLKTFTVETFNNGRVQNMVSSSMRAKLAAYSLALLLHMGHMTADLTLLHRDLAITEARMIEVAKSMGLTLTKPARGKSDEAGLRDDHRQASLVLPLVKYDQFMERRKRKKMH; this is encoded by the exons atgaaaacaacTATGGCTGCCTCCTGCTCGTTGGTGTGttgtggagaggagagggagtcCGACAAAGCTGTTATTG TACGCTTTTCAAACGGAAGCGTAAAAAATGGAGACAGGCTGGATTTCACGATGTACAAAAACGCAGATGAGAGTAACCCTAGGAAAAAGAGCCGACGGATTTTG GTTGCTGAATCAGAAAGACTTTCCTATGTTGGAAATAATTTTGGAGCGGGGTCCTTGAAATGCAACAACTTTTGCAA ATATTATGTAGGCGTTCTGAACAAGCAGACCATGCAAATGGAGGTGCACAGTGCTCAGCTCTTCAACATGCAACCTGTTATACCAG ACACAACAGAGACTGCAAAACCCCAGGACACTACTCTGACCTACAGAGACAAG GTTGACTCTCTGATTGAGGCGTTTGGTACCAACAAACAGAAGAGAGCTCTGAGCTCCCGCAGGCTGAATCAGGTGGGCAGTGATACCCTGCATCAAGCAGTGGCTAAGGCTGCCAACACTGTGATCGACCAGAAGGGTCTAGAAG CTCTACAACAGGAAGTGGCTGAGACAGAGTCCCAGGGAGACCTGGCTCTCCACTTGCCCCCCTGCAATGCAGACGCCGACAGACCTGACAACGTCTACCTGTTTGACGATA TCATTAGTCCAGCCGAGTTTGGGGCTTTGGAGCAGGCTGGTTCCAAGATGGCAGCACTCACCACTGAGGAGCTGCAGAAGATGAGAGATGACGGAGG gAGCCTGTGTGTCGTGAAGCACCTGGAGAACATGGCAACTGTAGGCGAAGCCAGAGATAAAAGGGCGCGCTGTATCTTCTacctctctctgcttctcaaACTGGCACGGCAGAAAAGCGTCACCCGCAAGT TTGGCCAGGAGGAAGGCTGTCCTCGTATCATTCAGAGCAAACTATTGAAAACATTTACTGTGGAGACTTTCAACAATGGCAG GGTCCAGAACATGGTTTCTTCCTCAATGCGTGCCAAATTAGCAGCTTACTCCCTGGCCCTGCTGCTTCATATGGGTCACATGACTGCTGACCTCACATTACTTCACCGTGACCTGGCAATCACAGAGgccag GATGATTGAAGTAGCAAAGTCAATGGGACTGACTTTAACTAAACCGGCCAGGGGAAAGTCTGACGAGGCTGGACTGCGAGACGACCACAGGCAGGCCTCTCTAGTCCTACCTCTGGTCAAATATGATCAGTTCATGGAGAGACGGAAACGCAAGAAAATGCACTGA
- the polr1e gene encoding DNA-directed RNA polymerase I subunit RPA49 isoform X1: MKTTMAASCSLVCCGEERESDKAVIVRFSNGSVKNGDRLDFTMYKNADESNPRKKSRRILVAESERLSYVGNNFGAGSLKCNNFCKYYVGVLNKQTMQMEVHSAQLFNMQPVIPADTTETAKPQDTTLTYRDKVDSLIEAFGTNKQKRALSSRRLNQVGSDTLHQAVAKAANTVIDQKGLEALQQEVAETESQGDLALHLPPCNADADRPDNVYLFDDIISPAEFGALEQAGSKMAALTTEELQKMRDDGGSLCVVKHLENMATVGEARDKRARCIFYLSLLLKLARQKSVTRKFGQEEGCPRIIQSKLLKTFTVETFNNGRVQNMVSSSMRAKLAAYSLALLLHMGHMTADLTLLHRDLAITEARMIEVAKSMGLTLTKPARGKSDEAGLRDDHRQASLVLPLVKYDQFMERRKRKKMH; the protein is encoded by the exons atgaaaacaacTATGGCTGCCTCCTGCTCGTTGGTGTGttgtggagaggagagggagtcCGACAAAGCTGTTATTG TACGCTTTTCAAACGGAAGCGTAAAAAATGGAGACAGGCTGGATTTCACGATGTACAAAAACGCAGATGAGAGTAACCCTAGGAAAAAGAGCCGACGGATTTTG GTTGCTGAATCAGAAAGACTTTCCTATGTTGGAAATAATTTTGGAGCGGGGTCCTTGAAATGCAACAACTTTTGCAA ATATTATGTAGGCGTTCTGAACAAGCAGACCATGCAAATGGAGGTGCACAGTGCTCAGCTCTTCAACATGCAACCTGTTATACCAG cAGACACAACAGAGACTGCAAAACCCCAGGACACTACTCTGACCTACAGAGACAAG GTTGACTCTCTGATTGAGGCGTTTGGTACCAACAAACAGAAGAGAGCTCTGAGCTCCCGCAGGCTGAATCAGGTGGGCAGTGATACCCTGCATCAAGCAGTGGCTAAGGCTGCCAACACTGTGATCGACCAGAAGGGTCTAGAAG CTCTACAACAGGAAGTGGCTGAGACAGAGTCCCAGGGAGACCTGGCTCTCCACTTGCCCCCCTGCAATGCAGACGCCGACAGACCTGACAACGTCTACCTGTTTGACGATA TCATTAGTCCAGCCGAGTTTGGGGCTTTGGAGCAGGCTGGTTCCAAGATGGCAGCACTCACCACTGAGGAGCTGCAGAAGATGAGAGATGACGGAGG gAGCCTGTGTGTCGTGAAGCACCTGGAGAACATGGCAACTGTAGGCGAAGCCAGAGATAAAAGGGCGCGCTGTATCTTCTacctctctctgcttctcaaACTGGCACGGCAGAAAAGCGTCACCCGCAAGT TTGGCCAGGAGGAAGGCTGTCCTCGTATCATTCAGAGCAAACTATTGAAAACATTTACTGTGGAGACTTTCAACAATGGCAG GGTCCAGAACATGGTTTCTTCCTCAATGCGTGCCAAATTAGCAGCTTACTCCCTGGCCCTGCTGCTTCATATGGGTCACATGACTGCTGACCTCACATTACTTCACCGTGACCTGGCAATCACAGAGgccag GATGATTGAAGTAGCAAAGTCAATGGGACTGACTTTAACTAAACCGGCCAGGGGAAAGTCTGACGAGGCTGGACTGCGAGACGACCACAGGCAGGCCTCTCTAGTCCTACCTCTGGTCAAATATGATCAGTTCATGGAGAGACGGAAACGCAAGAAAATGCACTGA
- the grhprb gene encoding glyoxylate reductase/hydroxypyruvate reductase b: MWGSRMALRQLQRLAVAPLNITGGLPGNVQREMSTLSRVYVTRQIPPEGLKILRESGQVQFELWDSDDVPVPRKELLQKVKGVDGLLCVLTEKIDAEVLDAAGPNLKVLSTMSVGFDHLTLEELKKRGIRVGYTPDVLTDSVAELTVALLLTTSRRLIEATHEAKTGGWGTWRTLWLCGYELANSTVGILGLGRIGVAIAERLAPFKVKKFIYTDVAPRPELASIINAEYVSFDELAKQSDFLAVCCALTPETKDICNKELFSKMKNTAVFINTSRGGVVNQEDLYEALSTGQIAAAGLDVTVPEPLPTDHPLFTLKNCVILPHIASASYTTRNAMSALAANNLLLGLRGEPMIKELKL; encoded by the exons ATGTGGGGCAGTCGTATGGCACTGCGTCAGCTCCAGCGGCTCGCTGTTGCTCCTTTGAATATCACGGGGGGTCTACCAGGCAACGTGCAGAGGGAGATGTCAACCCTTTCACGGGTATATGTCACTCGACAGATCCCACCCGAGGGCCTGAAGATCCTCCGTGAATCTGGACA GGTGCAGTTTGAGCTGTGGGACTCAGATGACGTCCCTGTGCCCAGGAAGGAGCTGCTTCAGAAGGTCAAAGGTGTCGATGGTCTGCTCTGCGTGCTGACAGAGAAGATTGATGCAGAGGTGTTGGACGCCGCAG GTCCAAACCTGAAGGTCCTCAGTACTATGTCAGTGGGGTTCGACCATCTGACTTTGGAGGAGCTGAAGAAAAG AGGGATCCGTGTGGGTTATACTCCTGATGTTCTGACAGATTCTGTGGCTGAGctgactgtggctctgctgctCACTACCTCCAGGAGGCTCATAGAGGCCACACATGAAGCCAAGAC AGGTGGCTGGGGCACTTGGAGAACTCTGTGGCTGTGTGGATATGAGCTGGCCAACAGCACTGTGGGAATCCTGGGCCTGGGAAGGATTG GTGTTGCCATTGCTGAGCGTCTGGCACCTTTCAAGGTCAAGAAGTTCATCTACACAGACGTGGCCCCCAGGCCTGAGCTGGCCAGTATCATCAATGCAGAGTACG TGTCTTTCGATGAGCTGGCGAAGCAGTCAGATTTCCTGGCGGTCTGCTGTGCTTTAACACCGGAAACAAAGGATATCTGCAACAAAGAACTCTTCTCCAAGATGAAAAATACAGCCGTCTTTATCAACACAAGCCG AGGTGGTGTGGTGAACCAGGAAGACCTGTATGAGGCTCTGTCCACTGGGCAGATTGCAGCAGCTGGGTTAGATGTCACTGTTCCTGAGCCCCTGCCCACAGACCACCCACTGTTTACCCTCAAAAACTGCG TGATTCTCCCACATATTGCTAGTGCCTCCTATACTACCCGTAACGCAATGTCTGCTCTGGCAGCAAACAACCTCCTCCTCGGCCTGCGGGGCGAGCCGATGATCAAAGAACTAAAACTGTGA
- the uba6 gene encoding ubiquitin-like modifier-activating enzyme 6, producing the protein MAADSMEIDDSLYSRQRYVLGDSAMHQMAKSSVFLSGMGGLGIEIAKNIVLAGVKAVTLHDTKQCETWDLGSNFFIRTEDVLSQRRRVEAVCPRVAELNPYVHVDMSSSALDNNTDLSFLRKYQCVILTEARLNLQKRVNEFCHSQQPPIRFIGCDAYGICVRVFCDFGEEFEVSDPTGEEPKEIFVQTITQDNPGVVTCMDNQPHGLQTGQSVVFREVNGMVELNSTVRQVSVLSPHSFAIGDTSQLQPYAHGGFFVLVKTPKTYRFETIGRQLCDPQVLTPDYSKPEAPLQIHAAMLALDDFQEKHSRLPNIGCLQDAEVLLQLTEEVNATLRNKASVNTELVRCLSRTARGTLPPLAAAVGGLASQEVLKALTGKFAPLQQWFYLDAIEIVRPLQSVSAEEFSPRGDRYDGLRACIGESMCLKLHKLRVFMVGCGAIGCEMLKNFALLGVGLAKSSGEVCITDPDLIEKSNLNRQFLFRPHHIQKPKSTTAAEATRDINPDLQVDAHLNKVCPATESIYNDSFYSRLNLVVTALDNVEARRYVDSRCVSNQKPLLDSGTMGTKGHTEIIVPNLTESYNSHRDPPEEEIPFCTLKSFPSVIEHTIQWARDKFENAFVHKPSMYNSFWQTHSSAEVVLQRMQVGESLEGSFQVIKLLSRRPSQWEQCIAIARLKFEKYFKRKALQLLHSFPLDTRLKDGSLFWQSPKRPPAPFDFDLKDPLHFTFIVSTARLFAGIYNIPYSDEDLSEEAVTRILSDVKIPEYRPAEKCIVTDETAKKPDQIKMPLSSEEEREAITQLEQAIATDSVTAERLQMNPLQFEKDDDSNGHIDFIASASALRARMYSIEPADRLKTKRIAGKIIPAIATATAAVAGLVALELIKVVGVYEFESFKNCFFNLAIPVVVLTEPAPVKRTLIRDNIYFSIWDCWTIFGHEDFTLSDFMNAVREKYGIEPTMVVHGVKMLYVPVMPGHSKRLKLTMQKLIKPSAGRRYVDLTVSFAPEADGDDDLPGPPVRYYFSRNGETP; encoded by the exons ATGGCTGCAGACTCGATGGAGATTGACGACTCTCTTTACAG CCGCCAGCGATATGTACTGGGAGACAGTGCAATGCACCAGATGGCCAAGTCCTCAGTCTTTCTCAGTGGTATGGGAGGACTGGGAATTGAGATAG CAAAGAACATTGTCCTCGCTGGTGTGAAG gcgGTCACCCTTCATGACACAAAGCAATGTGAGACCTGGGATCTGGGCTCCAACTTCTTTATCCGCACAGAGGATGTGTTGAGCCAGAGGAGGAG GGTGGAGGCAGTGTGCCCTCGGGTCGCAGAGTTGAACCCTTACGTCCATGTTGACATGTCTTCCTCTGCTCTGGACAACAACACTGATCTCAGCTTTCTCAGAAAGTATCAG TGTGTGATTCTGACTGAAGCCAGATTGAACCTACAGAAGAGAGTGAATGAGTTCTGCCACTCACAACAACCCCCCATCAGA TTCATTGGCTGTGATGCATATGGCATCTGCGTGCGGGTGTTCTGTGATTTTGGAGAGGAGTTTGAGGTGTCTGATCCCACAGGAGAGGAGCCCAAGGAGATTTTCGTCCAAACTATCACTCAG GACAATCCTGGCGTGGTGACCTGCATGGACAACCAACCGCATGGCCTACAGACAGGCCAGAGTGTTGTCTTCAGAGAGGTCAATGGCATGGTGGAACTCAACAGCACCGTGCGACAGGTTTCAG TCCTTTCCCCTCACAGTTTTGCAATAGGAGACACATCGCAACTCCAACCATATGCACATGGAGGTTTCTTTGTTCTTGTGAAAACCCCTAAGACATACAGATTT GAGACAATAGGGAGACAGTTATGTGATCCTCAGGTCCTGACTCCAGACTACAGTAAACCAGAG GCCCCACTACAGATCCATGCAGCCATGTTGGCTCTGGATGACTTCCAGGAGAAGCACAGTAGACTTCCCAACATTGg GTGTTTACAGGATGCTGAGGTTTTACTGCAGCTAACCGAGGAAGTGAATGCAACTCTCAGGAACAAA GCTTCTGTGAATACTGAGTTGGTGCGCTGTCTGTCGAGAACAGCGAGGGGAACTCTTCCTCCGTTAGCAGCAGCTGTAGGAGGTCTAGCCAGCCAGGAAGTTCTTAAAGCCCTCACAGGGAAGTTTGCGCCACTGCAGCAATGG TTTTACCTTGATGCCATTGAAATAGTAAGGCCACTTCAGTCTGTTTCTGCTGAGGAGTTTTCCCCAAGGGGCGATCGGTATGATGGATTACGAGCTTGCATTGGTGAATCAATGTGTCTAAAACTGCACAAGCTCAGGGTCTTCATG GTGGGCTGTGGTGCCATAGGCTGTGAGATGCTGAAAAATTTTGCCCTGCTTGGAGTGGGATTGGCTAAGAGCTCAGGAGAG GTGTGCATCACAGACCCAGACCTTATAGAAAAGTCCAACCTCAATCGTCAGTTTCTCTTCAGACCACATCATATACAG AAACCGAAGAGTACCACAGCAGCAGAAGCCACTCGCGATATCAACCCAGACCTGCAGGTGGATGCTCACCTCAACAAGGTGTGTCCGGCTACTGAGAGCATCTACAATGACTCCTTCTACTCCCGCCTAAACCTAGTGGTCACAGCGCTGGACAACGTGGAGGCTCGGAGATATGTAGACAG CCGCTGTGTATCCAATCAGAAACCTCTCCTGGACTCTGGCACCATGGGAACTAAAGGACACACAGAAATCATTGTGCCAAATTTGACAGAGTCCTACAATAGCCAT AGGGACCCCCCAGAAGAGGAGATCCCATTCTGCACTCTCAAGTCTTTCCCTTCTGTCATAGAGCACACCATTCAATGGGCCAGAGACAAG TTTGAGAATGCATTCGTCCACAAGCCCTCCATGTACAACTCGTTCTGGCAGACCCATTCCTCAGCTGAAGTGGTTCTACAG aggatGCAGGTGGGGGAAAGTCTGGAGGGGTCCTTCCAGGTCATTAAGCTACTCAGCAGAAGGCCCAGCCAGTGGGAGCAGTGCATTGCAATTGCCCGTCTGAAATTCGAAAAGTATTTCAAAAGAAAG GCCCTACAACTGTTGCACTCTTTCCCCCTGGACACAAGGTTAAAAGACGGAA GTTTGTTTTGGCAGTCCCCAAAAAGACCTCCAGCACCTTTTGATTTTGACTTGAAAGACCCTCT GCACTTCACTTTCATTGTCAGTACTGCCCGGCTCTTCGCAGGGATTTATAACATCCCTTACTCAGATGAG GATCTCTCTGAAGAGGCTGTGACCAGGATTCTCTCAGATGTCAAGATTCCTGAATACAGGCCCGCAGAGAAA TGTATAGTGACCGATGAGACAGCAAAGAAGCCTGATCAGATAAAGATGCCTCTAAGCagtgaagaggagagggaggccaTAACACAGCTGGAGCAGGCCATTGCTACTGACAGTGTCACAGCAG AGCGGTTACAGATGAATCCACTGCAGTTTGAAAAGGACGATGACAGTAATGGCCACATAGACTTTATCGCATCAGCATCTGCTCTCAGAGCCAGGATGTATTCCATTGAGCCAGCTGACAGGCTCAAGACCAAACGCATAGCCGGCAAGATCATCCCGGCTATCGCCACAGCAACAGCTGCTGTGGCTGGACTG GTGGCCCTCGAGTTGATCAAAGTCGTTGGAGTCTACGAGTTTGAATCTTTCAAAAACTGCTTCTTTAACTTGGCCATCCCTGTAGTGGTGCTCACTGAGCCTGCCCCAGTTAAAAGGACACTCATCAG AGACAACATCTACTTCTCCATCTGGGACTGTTGGACTATCTTTGGCCATGAGGACTTCACTCTGTCTGACTTCATGAATGCAGTGAGG gaAAAGTATGGAATTGAACCCACTATGGTCGTCCATGGTGTGAAGATGCTTTACGTGCCTGTGATGCCTGGACACTCAAAGAGACTCAAACTCAC GATGCAAAAGTTGATCAAGCCATCAGCGGGCCGCCGCTACGTTGACCTCACTGTGTCATTTGCTCCGGAGGCTGATGGAGACGATGACCTCCCTGGTCCTCCGGTCAGGTACTACTTCAGCCGCAATGGAGAGACGCCCTGA